From one Solanum stenotomum isolate F172 chromosome 12, ASM1918654v1, whole genome shotgun sequence genomic stretch:
- the LOC125848172 gene encoding dihydroceramide fatty acyl 2-hydroxylase FAH1-like: protein MVAQGFTVDLNKPLVFQVGHLGDSYEEWVHQPIISKGSPKFFENDILELLTRTVWWAIPSVWLPIVGWLVWTSLKRGGGISELFLTLLGGIFLWTFLEYSLHRFVFHMKPSGYWANTLHYLIHGCHHKHPMDGLRLVFPPAATAILLLPLWSVVKLLLPFTYAPAFLGGGLLGYIIYDCTHYHLHHGKPFKGISHSLKRYHMDHHFKLQDKGYGITSKFWDIIFGTLPPKPTNKIK, encoded by the exons ATGGTGGCACAGGGATTCACAGTGGATTTAAACAAGCCACTTGTTTTCCAG gTGGGCCATCTTGGAGATTCATATGAGGAGTGGGTTCATCAGCCAATTATTAGCAAAGGAAGtccaaaattttttgaaaatgatattttagaGCTTTTAACTCGAACGGTTTGGTGGGCAATTCCATCAGTGTGGTTACCAATagtaggttggttggtttggaCATCATTAAAAAGAGGTGGTGGTATTAGTGAACTATTTTTGACATTACTTGGTGGCATATTTTTATGGACATTTTTGGAGTACTCTTTACATCGTTTTGTATTTCACATGAAGCCTAGTGGATATTGGGCAAATACACTTCATTATCTTATTCATGGTTGTCACCATAAGCACCCTATGGATGGACTAAGACTTGTCTTTCCCCCTGCTGCAACTGCTATTCTCCTACTCCCA CTATGGAGtgtagttaaattgttactaccTTTCACATATGCCCCTGCCTTTCTTGGAGGAGGTTTGTTGGGTTACATCATCTATGATTGCACACATTACCACTTACATCATGGCAAACCATTCAAAGGAATTTCACATTCACTCAAGAGGTATCACATGGACCATCATTTCAAACTTCAAGATAAGGGATATGGAATCACTTCAAAATTTTGGGACATCATCTTTGGGACACTACCTCCTAAACCTACCAACAAAATTAAGTAA